A window from Enterocloster bolteae encodes these proteins:
- the lspA gene encoding signal peptidase II translates to MTKQKQSLIASFLIGFAILVGLDQWTKGLVVQSLKGQKPFVIWNGVFEFYYSENRGAAFGMMQEKQLFFFLIAVLVLGAVAYLIYKMPSDGKYRPLAVCLMMISAGAVGNMIDRVSQGYVVDFLYFKLINFPIFNVADCYVTIGAACLVFLIMFYYKDEDMACFSLKKQ, encoded by the coding sequence ATGACAAAACAAAAGCAATCCCTGATTGCCAGCTTCCTCATTGGTTTCGCCATCCTTGTGGGCCTGGACCAGTGGACCAAGGGACTGGTGGTACAATCCTTAAAAGGCCAGAAGCCCTTTGTCATCTGGAACGGGGTATTTGAATTCTATTATTCGGAAAACAGGGGCGCTGCCTTCGGAATGATGCAGGAAAAGCAGCTTTTCTTCTTTCTCATCGCGGTCCTTGTGCTGGGAGCCGTGGCTTACCTCATATATAAGATGCCGTCAGACGGAAAATACCGTCCCCTGGCTGTCTGCCTGATGATGATAAGCGCAGGCGCTGTGGGCAATATGATTGATCGGGTCAGTCAGGGATATGTGGTGGATTTCCTGTATTTTAAACTGATTAATTTTCCTATTTTTAATGTGGCCGACTGCTATGTAACCATCGGCGCTGCCTGCCTTGTGTTTTTAATCATGTTTTATTATAAGGACGAGGACATGGCATGTTTCTCATTGAAAAAGCAGTAG
- the aroB gene encoding 3-dehydroquinate synthase, whose protein sequence is MADRINVCRDGKAIYDIVLTQSFDGLKEAVSCLPVKEHKICIVTDSNVAPLYLEEVRAVLAGCCKSVSVFTFPAGEEHKHLDTVRNLYEHLILERFDRKDMLAALGGGVVGDLCGFAAATYLRGVDFIQIPTTLLSQVDSSIGGKTGVDFDAYKNMVGAFHMPRLVYANLRTLLTLPEEQFSSGMGEVVKHGLIKNREYYQWLKDNREGIAARNLDLCQAMVYESCMIKKRVVEEDPTEQGERALLNFGHTLGHAVEKLENFTMHHGHCVGLGCIGAARISQLRGMLTEEEMADIRNTFLSFGIPDAAPGLVWDQVLKTTQSDKKVDAGVIRFVLLKAIGQAYVDTTVTADEMRAGFDVIGGQA, encoded by the coding sequence ATGGCTGACAGGATAAATGTATGCAGGGATGGGAAGGCTATCTACGATATCGTACTGACCCAATCCTTTGACGGTTTAAAGGAGGCAGTATCCTGCCTTCCTGTTAAGGAACACAAAATTTGCATTGTGACGGATTCCAATGTGGCGCCCCTGTATCTGGAGGAGGTGCGCGCTGTTCTGGCCGGATGCTGCAAGTCTGTTTCGGTTTTTACCTTCCCGGCCGGGGAGGAACATAAACATCTGGATACGGTGCGAAACCTGTATGAGCACCTGATTCTGGAGCGTTTTGACAGAAAGGATATGCTGGCTGCCCTGGGCGGCGGCGTGGTGGGCGATTTATGCGGTTTCGCAGCCGCCACTTATCTCAGGGGAGTTGACTTTATTCAGATTCCAACCACCCTGCTTTCACAGGTGGATTCCAGCATAGGCGGCAAGACCGGCGTGGATTTTGACGCCTATAAAAACATGGTAGGCGCATTTCATATGCCCAGGCTGGTTTATGCCAACCTGCGCACCCTTTTAACCCTTCCTGAGGAACAGTTCTCCTCAGGCATGGGCGAGGTGGTGAAACACGGCCTGATTAAGAACCGGGAGTATTATCAGTGGCTGAAGGACAACCGTGAGGGCATTGCTGCCAGGAACCTGGATCTGTGCCAGGCCATGGTTTATGAGAGCTGTATGATTAAGAAGCGTGTGGTGGAAGAGGATCCCACGGAACAGGGAGAAAGAGCTCTTTTGAATTTCGGCCATACCCTGGGCCATGCGGTTGAGAAGCTGGAGAATTTCACCATGCACCACGGCCACTGCGTGGGGCTGGGCTGCATTGGGGCTGCCCGTATCTCCCAGCTCAGAGGCATGCTTACAGAGGAGGAGATGGCGGACATCAGAAATACCTTCCTTTCCTTTGGAATTCCTGACGCTGCGCCGGGTCTTGTGTGGGATCAGGTCCTTAAAACCACCCAGAGCGATAAAAAGGTTGACGCCGGCGTCATCCGTTTTGTCCTGCTTAAGGCCATTGGACAGGCGTATGTGGATACGACTGTTACGGCTGATGAGATGAGGGCTGGTTTTGATGTGATAGGAGGACAGGCATAA